tctcatcagtCTACTTTCAGATATCTGTATTAGGCGCTTGAAATAGGTTCATATACTTGTACTGGAGGTAACACTTAATTGTCCTGATGATGTCACAGTTTCATCATGAGGTTCTCTGTGTTTTAGATACATGCAGGTTTAAAGTAAATCtctgattttaaaattacacACCAATGTAAGTATTGTTAAAAAAAGGTCTTCGGCCAAAATGTTATGATTCCTACCCCTCAtatttaacactttttttaaattgtatcatATAAGTATTATGACCATTTGTACTGTAGCTGttgatgttgttttatttatgcaGAGTATGATAAAGTTTTACTCACTCCCCATTTTCTCTGAACTCTGTGTGTCCTGTTGTGTTAAAATAAAGCTAGAGAAGTCAGAATTAAAACCTGAAAACCAGACTCCCTAGCAGTACAGTGTGGCACGTTCCTATCAGTCAGGTGAATGTTGGGTTATGCTTGTCACAGGGGAGCCCATCCCTCACTGCTGGAACCCTCTCTGAGCTGGTGGTGTTTGTCAGGGTATGTCTGATTCAGTGTTGTGAGGAGTAATTCGAGTATGTCAGGCTGCTAACCCCCCTCTCACAGCAGGGCACCTCTGTGCTCCTGTCTAATCCATCACAAAGGGATTTGCCACAAACCAGCAGCCCTTTTCTCCAACGGCTTGGATTTATTAGGAACCCGGAAGCCCACAATTTATTTCAAAGGAAAACCAGGAAAGGATATACGTGAACCAAAGAGTAGGGGTGGTGTGGGGGGTATGCTTTATTGAACAAGGAGtcggggggggcgggggcgggtgGGGGGGTTCTCTTTAAAGTGAAATAATAAATCAATCTATTCCCAGATGCACAGAGAGATTTGCAGATTGCCTCAGCTGCATGAAACATGTAAATCTGAACAGTGACATTTGTTAATAGCAGGGTTCCTGGGttagacaatatatatatatatatatatatatatatatatatatatatatatcttagctTGCTAATGAGAATCCTATACTTGAAATGTGCTACTGTAAATCACAGCTTTCCACATATAAATAGTCATTTTTTAATCCATTGAGCCTAATTTATTTGCAATGAATTCTGTGTTAATCAGAATGTTCTGCAGCTCTAATCCagtgctgtacagtatgtcttGATGTTGGTTGTTTTTAATACTAACTTCCTGAGGTCCTATTGAAAAGACAAGTCACATTTACTTGTGTGTGAACTGTCTGCTTAAGAATGGACCTAATTACTAAATAAAGTGCCTCTTATAGAGCTACTGTATGGTTTGTTTAATGGCGTTGGCTTATCTCCGTGTGTAAATAGGTTGTCTCTTTGATTCATCTCTTTATGAAAATGGCACTTTCAGACACAAAGGGAAAGACAGCTgatctttaaaaatgaatgtggAATGTGCTGAGGCATCAATTTCTAGAGGAACAACAACAGAATCCTGGTCCCCTGCACTCCTCCACTCTCTTCATGTATTGCTTTTCCATTATGATTGATACATTAATATTCATCCTTGTCATTTGGCAGGGGAGAGGAAAGCAACCTGGCCTCCTTCTTGCATCATTGAGTGAAGAAGAAGCAAGCTTTACAGAAGaagacaacattaaaaaaaggcTTCTTATTAACAAAGACCCTGAAAAAGCTTACCCATCATGTGCAAACAAGAACGAAGCATTTGCGTACTGTGTCCCAATAAAGAACAGCTCAACATTGCAATAGGAGTGAGTACCTTGAATTTCTTAAACGCTGATGGGGTGTTTCAATTGATGTAAACAGAGCTGAATTGTAATACCACCGTAACTGAAATCAATCAAAAAGGACTCTTAAATGGAAACTAACAACACTTAACAGTGCAAGTCAGCTTCGGGGTTAGGATTGTATTTGAAGTCCGTGATTTTGGTatctctcaaatgtattttaagaagaaacagtttgaacaaccgctcaattcatTTTGTATCTAAAGGGGTTAAGACAAATCTCTAGTTGAGTCTTCTACTAAAATCCCAGTTGAAGATGTTGCAGTGCTTTTGCTAGAAGGGGGCTCCTCTTTCCTCTCTATTTACTGAATATAATATTGCATAATAAGGGCAGAGAACTGCTTGAGTTGTTCTTTGTGTGTTACTGTGATGTCAGGGTAATTATAGATGGATTTACTACCCTGTGATTTTGTAAATACAGGGCTGTAACGAACAGGTACAGATAGGAGATGTACAAAAAAAAGAGGTTGGGCACAAGAAGAAAGCTGTTACTGTATGCAACACTGACCATGTCTAATAAAGAAGAAAGCTGTTACTGTATGCAACACTGACCATGTCTAATAAAGAAGAAAGCTGTTACTGTATGCAACACTGACCATGTCTAATAAAGTTAACCCAGCCACGCAGAGGGGTGGAGTTGGAGAGTTGAACTGTACTTTAGTATGGAACAggatacagtacatgtattaacCCTTTGTTTCATGAAATCTAGCACACTGTACATTAAAACAGTTGGGTCAGTTGGCATATCATTGATCAGtaatagcttttttttgtttgtgttttcttgcCCTTTGTCATACAAAAGTAAACCCAAATAAACCTTTTATTCAAAATGTCATAAACAACCCCCCCGTTTTTTAACGGCATAAACATCaccttgtattacagtgtaacCTGTTAAATGCGAGAGGTTACATTTTAGAACTTGTACATTTtagattgttttattaaatgttgcACACATTTCAGAATCAATGCATAACTAGTTGTTCGAGGGCACAGAGTTTGTTTAGTTGAGATGTTGTGTTACATGTACAGCATATTAAAGGTTTAACAGTCCCTGTTTGTATTGATTTGTACCACTACCTGCGACTCTCTATTATCCTGCGCTCAAGGAAACCTTCACGTTATGTAATGCAGTCTGTTTTGCTTGGCTGCAGTCCAACAGTTCCTGTTCACAAACACAGAGAGTGGTTATATTcagttttcattgaaaatgtatgGTATTAGGCTTTCTTTATAAACTCTGGATAGAAAAGTTGGTCCATACTGGAGATTCACTGTTGATATAAATTATTAGCATTAGACCTATTTGTTTACCACAAAGTCAGATTTAATTGAAAGtatagtacagtgctccctcattaaACTACAGCCCTTTTATTGTGCAGAACCGGCTATAAGACTGTAGCTCCTGTTTTCTCCATAGTGCCATTTAACTTGCACTCtcattataaggtggaacacagtGCAGTCTCAATAAGCAGACTCTTAACTACAACTTATAACAGGGGAAAAGGTTATGCCTTTTTACAGTAAAAAATTGTTTCACTACCCAGTTTATACAAGTTGACATGTTCTGCTTGTCTGTTGCAGGTGAAAGCCACAGGCCACGAACTCTTCAGCAGAGTGTGTGATTGCTTGAAAATCAAGGACCCGCACTTCTTTGGTCTAAGTGTTGTAAAGAGTAAGTAAAGAAGCTgcattagttattttatttttattttccagatGTATGTGTAATTAAAGCATAtgcaatactgtatgtattattaaaGTATAATTTGTTCAGGACCTCAGAGTAGACACAGAAATGAAATGGACACATTGAATTCTGCCATAACACcaaaatctggggaaaaaaagaagCAATGATGTTGCCTGATTAAGGAGCAAGTGcattacagtaaacaaaaaaaaaaaccttattatAATGCACCAAATCAAGCGATATATATGTTGTTATTGTGGTTAGAATGCATCAAGGTGGTTAGGTTAGCCAGGGATGAATCAACTTAAATGTTTAGGTTAAACAAACCCTCTCTGTCCAGAGATTAGGTAAAAGTTTGTTTGCATTAAGAACTCAaattttgaaaaatgttgcttTACTGTGCAGCACACTGACGGAAAGAACCTGATGGAAAAAGAGCCCATCTTATaatatgtataaataaacacGTAGTATTGACGTGAGAttgaatgggcagcagtgtggagtagtggttagggctctggactcttgactggagagttgtgggttcaatccctggtgggtgacactgctgctgtacccttgagcaaggtactttacctagataaaaacccaactgtataaatgggtaattgtatgtaaaaataatgtgatatcttgtaacaattgtaagtcaccctggataagtataagggcgtctgctaataaataaattaatacacgtctgctaagaaataaataaattcatacacACATTGCAATTCTAACAAAAAGCATGACTGGCATTCGCAAAGAAACAATTCATTGAAGATTATGGAAGCAACATTAAATGTTTGGAACAGAAATGATTAACAAAATAAAGTAGGCCGATTAGGTAGCATTACCTTACTTTAACTACTTGGAGTCAAAATGATTTAAATGCCTCagttatgtaaaataataattgggcttgGATTACACCACAAAATAATGATGCCAGTCTTTGTTTCCTGGTTCTCTTTTATAATAATCTTGTACTTTCTGGCACAAGGATGTTTATTGACCAAATTAAAGTATTTGACAGAACTAAGGGCCCACAATCATTtgataaaaagcagctgcaaagtttttttttctttgtgactgATCACGTGAAGCTTACCTGCACCACAAGGGATGTTTGTTTTTGCTAGATGGAGGGTTTCACCACAAGCTTGAATTCCAGCAATATTAATTGCATTAGGGTCAGAATGTAGCTTGACATTGcttgatgagagagagagagagagagagagagagagagagagagagagagagagagagagagagagagagagagagagagacagagacagagacagagacagagacagagacagagacagagagagcagtGTGCAAACAGAAAGCAAAATCATGTGGCTTTGACTGACCAAGATTACATGCAAATCAATCTTTTTGTTTTTCGGTTGCTTGTCAAAAAGAAAGCAATTTTTATCAAATATTCAGTATATTCTAAGTTTATCTGAGAGCAATTGGCTTGGAAAATGATGAGGTGAAGCAACGTATCGGTTGTTCTTTGAAGGGTTATAGACTGGGATTTACAAGCTGGCACCATTAATTAGATTGCTGGACAGATCAACTGGAGAGATTGAAATTATTCCAAAGAGCATTTTCTAAACACAGATCTAACTTGGCAATGCCTGTGGAATGCTTCAGTGTTTCCAAAGAAGTACAACACAGCAAATTCAACATCTGCCCAGGCCACACGTTTTAAAGCAATTCTGAACATGAATATGTGTATTTTTTCAATAATGTATTAAAGACATAGATGTGATGCAGCCCATTTCCTCATGAACCCAACTTTCACATTTTCTTTTAGACAATGAACACATATTTATTGACTTGGAGCAAAAGCTCGGCAAATACTTTCCAAAGGAATGGAAGAAAGAAGCCAGTAAAGTAAGTATGAGGCCAATACAGTTTTAAGCTTGTATGTAAAGCTGTTCAAAATcagtaaaaatgatttaaaaaacagcAACCTTTTGTTGGGAACTAAGGTATCATATTCGGTTATTCTTTTATTCCATGTAATTTTGAAGCGTTGTTGGTTTCAAATAttggcagtacagtatttcaattgTCTTGAGAAGTGGGATTGAAACCAGTACATTCCGGAAAACAGGTTATCGTTGTTTCATAGTTGGCATTCTACAGTGTAAGTAACCACACATatcatttattgttttatttttttgtatgattCCAGTTCACTTATGTGTCGGGTAGTTTTTTTGGAATAATGCAGGGCCCTGTTCACaatctgtttgttttaatatgattTCCATGAAAGTGTTCTAGACAGTTGCTGACTTGTTCAACATCAGCATGCATACAAAACTCCACGTAATCACGCAATCAAAACCGactttaaaaaacattctttaaatccTCTAACACATGAGGCCCTGCAGTCTGATAGACCTCTTCTCCTAGATGCTTTACAGACTAATACTACACCATCCACTCGATatgtcagggtccagtataaatcctctatatatcgagggccgcgatatagcgagagacccatagaaaaacaaataggctaacaaataaatactgtacaaacactcTCTCGTTTTATTgggggtgtcagggtccagtataaatcctctacacaacccgctttttctctttgtcgtataaaaagcagcacactgttttaatttgtacagtggagggtaattgcttctcatcaacttaaagTTCCCAATTAATTTCACGAGTCTTCCTCTCCTATCTCAAATGCACAAgactgctgcattgaaagaatcctgacgtcactgccttgtgacttttgctagagCATTGCTGCtacaagtgaacacctcgttggctaaaataaaaacctctTCAGGAATAGATAtttcatttgctttgtgttattgtgcaatacatgtgtatatgataacagtacgatattaatgttttgcttttaattgttttgtgtatttttgtttgtgatgtgcagtacgaaataaaacaaacagtaattctaagtgaatttgcctatgtatattgcagctaattTTGCGCAGttaagactgtaaaaatggggagccaactccagggccgcaatatatccgaatccgcagtatagcgaggggcgatataacgaggggtgggtgtagtaCGTACTGTGACACTGTttcattgtattttcttttcaggGAACAGGCAAATGTGGGCCACCTTTCCTTGTCTGCTTCCGAGTTCAGTATTATGTGGAAAATGGAAGATTAATAAGGTAAACATTTTATAGTCAAATACCACATACTGTACCCTTCTTTTTACTTAACTTTCTGTGTTGTTTATAGTGCTCTATCCACACATTGTACTGGATGTAAAAGTAGGTGTTATTATGAAGTTATGAAAGTCTCAAAGAACTTGCGTTCTCTACACTTTTGAAAGTATGTCACTTGGATATATAGATCGCAATGGTCATTTAACATACATATTGCAGGTCAATATTGTTGGAGATAATGCAGGTTCTTACAAAATAATCCTGTTTCTTACACAAGCTGTGGGCAGGGACACTACTGGACTGCGTGGAAATAATTGGTACAAAAATGTATCAAGAGGTGATAGTCCATGCGGTTAAATAATCGTTGACTGCAGCTCACCTGTGCTGTATCTGTTGTAACCTTCTTGTCTTTTTACCTGTCAGTGACAAGACAGCGAGAAGACATTACTACTGCCAGGTGAAGGAGCAAGTTCTGAGGTCTGAGTGCACTCACAAAGAGGAGGTCTACTTCCTCCTGGCAGCCTATGCCCTCCAAGCTGATCTGGGAAGCTACAAGAACAATGTGCATTTGGGGAAATACTTTGAACCTCAAGCTTACTTTCCACAGTGGGTAAGTGTCTGACTGAAGCCCAGAAGTTTTCAGTAAAGTGTCAGAAATGTCATTGTGCTCAAGGGTGGGATTGTAATTCCTCTTAAGGAACAAACAAAATGACCTTGGTCATTGATGATATACAAGTCACGTCATTGAATCACTCAATATTTTGTCACAATTAGCAGGCCCTGCTTGGGAGAGACCCAGGATTGCATAGATTACACTAAGAAGATTGCACTGGGCTCCGCGGGGAGCTGGCTGTAAGGTTATATGGTAATACTGAGTGGAAATTCTGTACCAAATGGACTAATGGCTCCCACCTCCACATCTTTGATTCTATTAGCACTCTACACTGTTTATGTAGAAGAATGTATGGTACTCTTTGGTGACGTCTCCAAGTGCACTCTGTAGAATATCTTCTTGCCAATTAAtgcacacattaaacaaaagaagAAACAGAATAAGTTGATGTAGCTTTCTCACTACCTGCATTCATTGTTATTAAGCCTTAACAACCTTCTATCAATCGCCAGTCACTTCAGGGTGCATATAGACCGATCCGTAGTTCTGGTGGCCCAATTAAAATTCTGACGAATGTGTTCATTCATTTGGAATCTCCTCCCCCTTGAGTTCTGATTTGGGGAAAATGCTTCCCACTGGATCTCAGAGTACTACTATATGTCCCTCACAGTAGGCAAATCCTGCTTGGTTTAGCAAGGAATCACAGTGGAAGTAGAATTAGCTGCTCAGTACCACAGCTCCTGCTGGAGAGGAGAATGGCACTGGCAGCTGAATAAGCCCATGGAGGCTGTGCACACAATGCAGCTTAGCACCTAGCCTGTAGAacagggacagggagagggacAGAGACGGCAGGAGGCTAACAGTAACCACCTTCCCCCAGATAATTGCGAAAAGAGGGTGCGAGTATATCCTGGAACACGCCCCAGAAATCCACAGCGAGCAGCAGGGACTGACAGCCAGGGAGGCACTGCTGAAGTTCATCAGAGAGTCCTGCCTGTTGGAAGACGTGCCAGTCCATTACTACAGACTGCACAAGGTAGGGGCTCCTTTGTTATCTGTCTTGTGAAAGAATGAGCAGGGTACTGGACCATAGAAGGCTTCATTATATGTATTCTTATTGAACAATAATTGAACACTGCCTGGGTAGTCAGTAAACCACCACGTAAATGTCTAAAATGAACAGGAAACAACTTCGACCCCCTGAATTAAAAGTCTTAGTTGTttgtttctggtttggtaactttattgggcacatttctctttttttaaagaaaggctaATGATGAATTGAAGTAAATAGCTTTAAGAATTTAGACCCTGTTGTTTTCTTCAGTTAGACCTGATtagttaatttaaattaatttaaatctaATGTATCCTTCCAGATTAAGGCATTTTTAGAATGTATtcatgaaaagaaaacatttgttatttatggtgtttttctttcttgaatCTTGAACGTCATTGGGTGCTCCATTGATGTACTTGACAAAAGATTTAAAGGTCATTGAGGGGATCATGGCCCATAAAACACCCATTGTTTCTTTGTTAAAAAGGATCTTTGTGTTTTTAGAAGTGTGTGGCTATATTTAGCCTGAACTATGTTCCTAATTTACTGCAAGCATTTAATCTTTTGTACAACATACAGTAATTAACCCTGGTGTGTTGACACTTTGTTATTTCAGTTTAGTTGTAAAGCTTCCAAACTTGGTCACTGAAAGTGGGTGGCTTTTGTAGTGAACCAAGGTTATGATAACCTTCtgtttttaagtatttaaattCTGTGCCAGGATTTTCAATACACAGTTACCCTCCCTTTTTCCCCAGTAGCATCAATAAAATTAAGCACTGAAAAAAATTTCTGAAGGGTGTGTGACTGTGCGATGAGTCCCAGCTGGTCCAGGCGGAAGTGCCATTATGTAGCATAATACGCAATGTCACTATTTTTGGATTTCACTGCAGCAATGACGGTCGTTAGTGAgccaagaaaagaaaatgtttgctTACCTTGGGATGGGGAGGAAATGAAAGTACTTTTGAATATTTGGTCAAAAAGTTCATTTTAACGACCACTGAcacaacaaacaaatacttaccatgtaAGCTTTACAAAGTGCAAATACTTCCAGGGTTTGTACCTGAGAAAAAACTGTGGATACGCAGGCAGCCATTTTTAGCTTTTCAGCTGGATGGGCTAGCTGAGGTGCACCTCAGCGTAAGTTGAAACACCCTGGACTCAAACGGACCAGCTGAGGTGCACCTAAACGTAAGTGGAAACGCCCTGGACTCAAACGGACCAGCTGAGGTGCACCTAAACGTAAGTTGAAACACCCCAGACTCAAACGGACCAGCTGAGGTGCACCTGAGCGTGGCTAGTGGAAACGGTGCATAAGTTCTATATCTTaagtatgtatatgtattatttgttatttgacAACATCATTTTTGTTCTTGCAGGATAAGAAAGAGGAACGTGCCTCCATTGTGCTGGGGCTGACCCTGAAAGGAATGCATATTTATCAGGTACACAATGTGAGGCTCATTTCTGACCATGTCACGCACCTTGTTGTTTAAACAGCAGCCATACTTATTTGCATGTCTGCCATCCATCAAGGGGGATGCCTCTTACATTGGGTTGTCTTCCAGACAGTGCGATAAAGGTTTGGGTTATGATCGGGTTTGGGTTATTAAGGATTGCcatctcatttttttttctttctttcaggagTAAATGAGGATAGTTTAATTTTGGAAGGAGTTAACATCAGCATACTGTTTAATAAGGAAAGCGCACATGCAATTGGGGTTATTACAACAAACAATGTTGATGTTGTTAATAATTTATTATAAGCTTGAAATTACCTACAACTTAATGAAAGGACTATGACcagcatgtacagctatggccaaaggttttgcaacaCACTATAGAATTTACTATTTTTGATTCATAAGgttgaattaaacctgctgaataatgttacattaacattaacaaagtgaattacataccactttgtagttttccatatacttaatgaaaaactgaaaaaaaataaaaaatgtgagaCTTTTGCGATGCTAtacatttctttgattacataatgttgaataaaatgacaaattatgttcacatagatttttttttaaaattatgtctcaatcctaaaattctagctgatgcaaaacttttggcccttGCTGTAGGCTTTAATAGGAGAGCATCTGGTAAATGTCACTCACAATGCTCTTTCACAGTCCTGCTGTCTTTATTTGGAATTAATCAGAGCATTTGGCAGAGATGTGTGGCAAAATAAAGCTTTTCATCTGCATACTTCTTAATGTAATTGCTTGTATCACAAAAAAGAAAAGGTGTGTTGCCTCCCTAACTCATGTTTTCTTATTGTAGGAGTTAAACAACATGCGTCAGTTGCTGCATGACTTCCCTTGGTCAAACGTTGGCAGACTCACTTTCCTGGTATGTTGATAGAAGGAATGCTCACTGTACCTCTtggtgtgtggctgtgtggtagagtggttaaacaaaagggcttaaagcaaggaggtccctggttcaaatcgcacctcagccactgactcattgtgtgaccctgagcaagtcacttaacctccttgtgctccgtctttcaggtgagacatatttgtagtgactctgcagctgatgcatagttcacacaccctagtctctgtaagtcgccttggataaaggtgtctgctaaataaacaaataataataatgtgtgcctGGAATCTCACAGAACCTGTTCCTGAGTTACCTACTAACTGAACTGCTTTTAACACAGGATCCTGctgcagatgttttttttctcctttttagaAGCAAACGCTTACTGAAAACAACGTGATTTACTCTTTCCAGGTTATTCAAAGACACATTCTGTGCCTGTATATAGGATGTAATCTGAACAGTATATAGGTTAagaatagggcttctgtttttcggattttatttatttcatttttcggtgcttattttgagcttttttcgagttatatgtaaatatatatatatatatatatatatatatatatatatatatatatatatatatatatatatattttttttcggggctttcgacttttatatactgtatgaaaatattgttttcagttactttagGTTTTTTCTGTcagaatatgtatagtaacttgacagtactttttcaattgtaccttatttcctttgctgtcttccacatcTAAATCCTTATGGTTACGTATTGTtatggggtttttgtgtgtttaggcatttttttacattttgccacaatttgcaattctgttttaaattccactaaCGTGTAAATATTCCCCCTAGAACTGTAATATAGTTTTAAATCTcgcgagcaagaacaatcctccgTTTCTTGAAATcttattttaaatcttgcaagcttgttacaatcctccaatagaaatgtaagaatttgctgccactcagtagtggGGGTGGGTTTAAGTATTCAGAAAGTTTAACACCTTTAAAATACCCACCCCTACACCAGTAGTAACCAGCTTAGCTTTATGCTGTGCCAGCGCTTAAAGGATTCGTTAGATTGGGGTCTGCCTGTACAGTAATTCATTAAGTCAGATCTGTCCAACATTTTTTGGCTAAAATAGCCATACCAATGATCAGGTAGTTATTATGTTTCATATTTATACTCACATGCATTGTCATTTGCTTTATTGCCTTCTGAATTTCTTTTACCAAAAAGGACACATTTTCCCGTCTTCACCTCCAT
This sequence is a window from Acipenser ruthenus chromosome 6, fAciRut3.2 maternal haplotype, whole genome shotgun sequence. Protein-coding genes within it:
- the LOC117410934 gene encoding FERM domain-containing protein 6-like — protein: MCKQERSICVLCPNKEQLNIAIGVKATGHELFSRVCDCLKIKDPHFFGLSVVKNNEHIFIDLEQKLGKYFPKEWKKEASKGTGKCGPPFLVCFRVQYYVENGRLISDKTARRHYYCQVKEQVLRSECTHKEEVYFLLAAYALQADLGSYKNNVHLGKYFEPQAYFPQWIIAKRGCEYILEHAPEIHSEQQGLTAREALLKFIRESCLLEDVPVHYYRLHKDKKEERASIVLGLTLKGMHIYQELNNMRQLLHDFPWSNVGRLTFLGKKFEIQPDGLPSARKLVYYTGCAFRSRHLLQLLSNSHRLYLNIQPVLKQIRGAEETQEKKLYRESYISDTLEMDLDPLDKRSHSSGSSQGSTRNYQLSRHFTSSHGSSGIEADSRHRISVEMAVDEPFSVEPAYKSMKSFSSIISHGSTGIEMGSKDRAEDDSQDDEVELAVDDPQEMFRLAELIEGVSVDSPGFNQEFCWKDIDSQPVNTYEFVV